The following are from one region of the Chanos chanos chromosome 10, fChaCha1.1, whole genome shotgun sequence genome:
- the supt7l gene encoding STAGA complex 65 subunit gamma, with the protein MMRYWGELPVASAPPGRSSFDLLQREFRQVEMQDPPLHQPSAQRPRPTTMLDVPSEPCSLTIHTVQLCQHIRRLRSLLTTAQLSQQPLASSADMQSIIKPEDGDSLPPRPPTPAAPDDLLPLDSKVPRIPFQLRHSDPESDFYKGKGEPVTELSWPSCRQLLYQSVATVLAHAGFESANESVLETLTDLAHEHYLRLTRLLRVAVDREARLGTTPFPDVVEQVFHEIGIGSILALQRFWQVRIKDYHSYMLQVSKELSEEYERLVNPEKALEDSKPLKVKEEPMSDITFPVSEEPEADLASGDQALPIGVLGAPSDRLAGGLEGENSPHPSGTAGNSSPLWHLAQVKMEPQDGEDGQVSGQGVLGGDVFEEGPMSTMSEAGMPPSPGGGASDGSYASHSPDSLMGTSPVFNQRPKKRMKKV; encoded by the exons ATGATGCGTTATTGGGGGGAGCTCCCTGTGGCCTCAGCACCCCCAGGGCGTAGCTCCTTTGACCTTCTGCAGCGTGAGTTCCGCCAGGTGGAAATGCAAGACCCTCCGTTGCACCAGCCCTCAGCACAGCGCCCGCGGCCCACCACCATGTTAGACGTGCCCTCTGAACCGTGCAGTCTCACCATTCACACGGTGCAACTGTGCCAGCACATCCGCCGCCTCCGCTCCCTCCTCACAACCGCCCAGCTCAGCCAGCAGCCCCTGGCTTCATCAGCAGACATGCAGAGCATCATCAAACCAGAGGACGGCGATTCACTCCCTCCTCGGCCACCCACACCCGCAGCGCCTGACGACCTGCTCCCCCTAGACAGCAAAGTCCCACGGATACCCTTTCAGCTCCGACACAGCGACCCAGAGAGCGACTTTTACAA GGGTAAAGGTGAGCCAGTCACAGAGTTGAGTTGGCCGTCATGCCGGCAGCTTCTGTACCAATCTGTTGCTACGGTGTTGGCTCATGCCGGATTTGAGTCTGCCAATGAAAGTGTGCTAGAAACGTTGACCGATCTGGCCCATGAGCACTATCTGCGGCTCACCCGGTTGTTGCGGGTGGCCGTGGACCGAGAAGCCCGACTGGGCACCACTCCTTTTCCTGATGTGGTGGAGCAGGTCTTTCATGAGATAGGCATCGGCAGCATTCTGGCCCTGCAACGTTTCTGGCAGGTTCGCATCAAGGACTACCATAGCTACATGCTCCAG GTCAGTAAGGAGCTGTCTGAAGAATACGAGAGGCTGGTAAACCCAGAGAAAGCTTTAGAAGACTCCAAACCCCTCAAAGTCAAAGAGGAGCCAATGAGTGACATTACCTTCCCTGTGAGTGAGGAGCCTGAAGCTGATCTGGCGTCAGGTGACCAGGCTCTCCCCATTGGCGTGTTGGGTGCTCCCAGCGACAGACTGGCAGGGGGTCTGGAAGGAGAAAACTCGCCTCACCCTTCAG GTACAGCAGGGAACAGTTCACCGTTGTGGCATCTTGCTCAGGTGAAAATGGAACCCCAGGATGGTGAGGACGGACAGGTGTCAGGTCAAGGAGTCTTAGGGGGTGACGTGTTCGAGGAGGGGCCCATGTCTACCATGAGTGAGGCGGGCATGCCCCCATCGCCAGGCGGCGGAGCCTCAGACGGCAGCTATGCCTCTCACTCCCCCGACTCACTTATGGGGACCTCTCCTGTCTTCAACCAGCGTCCTAAAAAACGAATGAAGAAGGTGTGA